In Halichondria panicea chromosome 9, odHalPani1.1, whole genome shotgun sequence, a genomic segment contains:
- the LOC135340883 gene encoding protein DGCR6-like produces the protein MSSEALPQGYDFGPPLGTTSEETRYLYGVFYKKLCQYRTQLPPPLQQKMTDTHIKGLADALLDGTVFEIVKELEDIQQFNESTLLNNRVTVVSAHKTQKMALAKKYKEELASVKQHNLPLAKKRHEKEEAELHLKLKEELKSMDQKIILELDQLVTDQQSTMQQADIPMFSVTNNPTEIQLQMHILKFIQRLSELPPTTTSH, from the coding sequence ATGTCATCAGAAGCTCTCCCACAAGGCTATGACTTTGGCCCACCTCTAGGCACCACATCAGAAGAGACGAGATACTTGTACGGTGTGTTTTACAAGAAACTCTGTCAGTATCGTACACAACTACCACCGCCCTTGCAACAGAAaatgacagacacacacattaaGGGACTAGCTGACGCTCTGCTTGACGGAACAGTGTTCGAAATTGTCAAAGAATTGGAAGATATTCAACAATTTAATGAGAGTACCCTGCTCAATAATCGAGTTACAGTCGTTAGCGCACACAAGACACAAAAAATGGCACTGGCAAAGAAATACAAGGAAGAACTGGCCAGTGTCAAGCAGCACAACCTTCCCTTGGCCAAGAAAAGGCACGAAAAGGAAGAAGCTGAATTACACTTAAAACTGAAAGAGGAGCTGAAATCGATGGATCAGAAGATTATTCTGGAATTGGACCAGCTAGTGACTGATCAACAGTCCACCATGCAGCAAGCAGATATCCCCATGTTCAGTGTGACTAATAACCCAACAGAGATACAGTTGCAGATGCACATACTGAAATTCATTCAAAGACTTTCTGAACTCCCCCCAACCACCACAAGCCACTAA
- the LOC135340851 gene encoding heat shock factor 2-binding protein-like isoform X2: MAACVDTNAVEFQQLVALVGQVKQNLCELGTEWRQLQQDMSITPDQPTVQIGSTVVVSKAELDSLATETMMLKEFLPKVLNPDYLSTFSQLSHVEQELCSVLEEREGLVTHCEQLERRTEAVLTDYEQEKKDKFAAKCEAMELSQQLSQQADYCSSLGSACCTLLWRVSRHEDCIHSILSGSKVSEFLELVSSTLQSFLAAYTEDLPSEESDEAQFILALCGIVTNIAASAYGRDYLSESGNGRVLIDMLCSVLSTAPNTQPCSKMKGLILMALYNISINQKGLQYLTSKDELMKVLAWMLQGGMDSTNKLHCLKLLQSLILEPQSSEVVHQALEAVPMQLLQKLSSDINTEVQEAALELMSDLSSLQNTPH, translated from the exons ATGGCTGCTTGTGTGGACACCAATGCAGTTGAATTCCAGCAGTTA GTTGCTCTCGTTGGTCAAGTGAAACAGAATCTGTGTGAGCTTGGAACGGAATGGAGACAGCTGCAACAAGATATGTCCATCACTCCGGATCAGCCAACTGTCCAAATAG GTAGCACTGTAGTGGTCAGTAAGGCGGAGCTTGACTCGTTGGCCACGGAGACGATGATGCTCAAAGAGTTCCTACCCAAAGTGCTCAATCCTGACTACCTCTCCACCTTCAGTCAGCTCTCACACGTTGAGCAGG AGTTGTGCAGTGTCCTGGAGGAGAGGGAGGGACTGGTTACTCACTGTGAGCAGCTGGAGAGACGAACAGAGGCCGTGCTCACCGACTATGAGCAGGAGAAGAAAGACAAATTTGCTGCCAAA tgtgaggctatgGAGTTGTCTCAGCAGCTCTCTCAACAGGCTGACTATTGCTCCTCCCTCGGCTCTGCTTGCTGCACTCTCCTCTGGAGGGTGTCTCGACACGAGGACTGTATACACTCCATTCTCAGTGGG TCTAAAGTGAGTGAGTTTCTGGAGCTGGTGTCCAGCACTCTCCAGAGCTTCCTAGCTGCCTACACTGAGGACCTCCCCAGTGAGGAGAGTGACGAGGCTCAGTTCATCCTCGCACTATGTGGCATTGTCACCA ATATAGCTGCCTCTGCGTACGGTCGTGACTACCTCTCAGAGAGTGGGAATGGACGTGTTCTCATAGACATGCTCTGCTCTGTCCTCTCCACTGCACCCAATACTCAACCATG ctctaaAATGAAGGGGCTGATTCTAATGGCTCTGTACAATATCAG TATCAACCAGAAGGGCCTCCAATACCTCACCTCCAAAGATGAGCTGATGAAGGTTCTAGCCTGGATGCTACAAG GTGGAATGGATTCAACCAACAAGCTACACTGTTTGAA ACTCTTACAGTCGCTCATCCTTGAGCCCCAGAGTTCAGAGGTCGTGCACCAGGCCCTGGAAGCTGTTCCAATGCAGCTACTCCAGAAGCTTTCCTCAGACATCAACACAgag GTTCAAGAAGCAGCACTGGAGCTCATGTCCGACCTCTCATCTCTCCAGAACACGCCCCACTAG
- the LOC135340848 gene encoding phospholipase A2 group XV-like, whose product MEQKITFLTSLFIALLISSMECAPASPIVIVPGLLGNQIEGRLNKTSVPNFFCRKVSDWSILWLSVELLLPEKIDCLSDNLKLKFDPKTGKYSDNDGVETRIPGFGMTSSIEYLDPSTKFYDATLYFHAMVDYFVGKGYTRGKDIVGAPYDWRVSPIQHLDSGYYSNLKTLIEKTYTINGNQKIVLVVHSMGAITSLYFLNKVVDQSWKDMYIRSYISIAGAWQGVAKSVKAFASGDNENIIIDKDIWDRAGQRTSPSTAWLLPNPSDVWPKDDVLVVTDEKNYSAWDYKELFTDMGYPRGYEMYLEVMNLTAGLTPPNVTLHCIYGGQVNTPLTFIYGPGQFPDTDPRVVYGDGDGTVNINSLKSCEQWKTKQTYPVYSRQVLNVEHVSMAKNQEVINMVDEVVYGTQ is encoded by the exons ATGGAGCAAAAAATAACTTTTCTAACCAGTCTATTTATAGCCCTACTCATATCTTCCATGGAGTGTGCCCCAGCTTCTCCCATTGTTATAG TTCCTGGTCTCCTTGGAAACCAGATAGAAGGCAGATTAAACAAGACATCTGTGCCGAATTTTTTCTGTCGTAAGGTGTCTGATTGGTCCATACTATGGCTGAGTGTTGAGTTACTCCTCCCTGAGAAGATTGACTGTCTCAGCGATAACCTCAA GCTTAAGTTCGACCCCAAGACTGGCAAGTACTCTGACAACGATGGTGTGGAGACCCGGATACCTGGTTTTGGAATGACAAGCAGTATTGAATATCTCGATCCAAGCACAAAGTTCTACGATGCGACTCTGTACTTCCACGCAATGGTTGATTACTTTGTGGGCAAAGGGTACACACGTGGCAAGGACATTGTGGGAGCACCATATGACTGGAGAGTGTCACCTA TTCAACATTTGGACAGCGGCTACTATTCCAATCTAAAGACCCTCATTGAGAAAACATACACTATTAACGGGAACCAGAAAATTGTCCTTGTCGTACACAGTATGGGCGCAATCACGAGCCTCTACTTTCTCAACAAAGTTGTGGACCAGAGCTGGAAAGACATGTACATTCGTAGCTACATCTCAATAGCTGGAGCTTGGCAAGGAGTGGCTAAATCTGTGAAGGCATTCGCTTCTGGAGACAacgaaaatattattattgataaAGATATTTGGGACCGAGCCGGCCAACGAACGAGCCCGAGTACAGCGTGGTTGTTGCCCAACCCCTCTGATGTATGGCCCAAAGATGATGTTCTGGTGGTGACGGATGAGAAGAATTATTCGGCCTGGGATTACAAAGAGTTGTTTACAGATATGGGCTATCCTCGTGGCTATGAGATGTATCTGGAGGTCATGAACTTGACAG ctgGCCTAACACCTCCCAACGTCACCCTTCACTGCATATACGGGGGCCAAGTGAACACACCCCTCACATTCATATATGGGCCAGGCCAGTTCCCTGACACTGACCCCAGGGTGGTATATGGGGATGGAGATGGCACTGTCAACATCAACTCACTCAAAAGCTGTGAGCAATGGAAGACCAAGCAAACGTACCCTGTCTACTCTCGACAGGTCTTAAATGTTGAGCATGTCTCTATGGCCAAGAACCAAGAAGTGATCAACATGGTAGATGAGGTTGTGTACGGCACTCAGTGA
- the LOC135340880 gene encoding uncharacterized protein LOC135340880, whose translation MLQYEHSIMETVIESDRESNKSEDGSDSVQKEQAMFVWSPKYEKWHESLVSFNAPCLNITEYEDLKLEVNPKQLEHLTQRWYHGSLTRREARVILQDFKGGQGSFIVRTSESYSGKFAISFMHECRVKHVVIESKRDPVTGVIYNITPNGPFFSSLSELIDEAQKKALIQNHTFDIKLGQYPPQPNMSWLHRGVKSLSQAEQILRKEHRDGAFFVYRTQSEHAPYIVAYRSEGSIHHNLIVATQRPNPGFTLNNITSQVLYKVIHYFMENPINGNTVLKHPVPDRDPVYTSYGIALKDSHGDRGQSELEFARGSFITNIQQKTADWCIGDHRGDKQKFFKRECVQLLRKEELMYLNEVRLMSADHTHPELNRPVQLNLQTDYEVNFTQEDNLSTTIHVHPVNPILKNFRSYKLSCCTTEDLEAWYQLFQSHKCLPKSQMDSSKQCKQSKFRGCVIS comes from the exons ATGTTGCAGTACGAACACAGTATAATGGAGACGGTAATAGAATCTGACAGAGAATCAAATAAATCTGAAGATGGCTCCGACTCTGTACAAAAGGAGCAAGCTATGTTCGTGTGGAGTCCTAAATACGAG AAATGGCACGAAAGTTTAGTATCCTTCAATGCACCTTGTCTCAATATAACAGAGTATGAAGACCTTAAACTAGAG GTGAACCCAAAGCAGTTGGAGCATCTAACACagag ATGGTACCATGGCAGTCTAACTAGGAGAGAAGCTCGTGTCATCTTGCAAGATTTTAAAGGTGGTCAAGGCTCCTTTATTGTGAGAACAAGCGAGAGTTACAGTGGAAAGTTTGCCATTTCTTTCAT GCACGAGTGTCGTGTGAAACATGTCGTGATTGAGAGCAAACGTGACCCAGTGACGGGGGTGATCTACAACATCACACCCAATGGACCATTCTTTAGCTCACTCAGTGAACTTATAGACGAAGCACAAAAGAAAGCACTCATTCAAAATCATACATTTGATATCAAACTCGGCCAATACCCACCACAG CCTAATATGTCGTGGTTACACAGAGGAGTCAAATCGTTGTCTCAAGCGGAACAGATACTACGGAAAGAACACAGAGACGGGGCCTTCTTTGTCTACCGAACACAATCTGAACATGCACCCTATATTGTGGCGTATAG GTCTGAGGGTAGTATCCATCATAACTTGATCGTGGCCACACAGAGACCTAACCCAGGCTTTACTCTGAACAACATCACCTCTCAAGTCCTGTACAAAGTCATTCACTATTTCATGGAGAACCCGATCAATGGCAACACTGTACTCAAGCACCCCGTCCCAGATAGAGAT CCTGTCTACACAAGCTATGGCATAGCACTGAAAGACTCGCACGGAGATAGGGGTCAGAGTGAACTTGAATTCGCTCGAGGATCATTCATCACAAACATTCAACAAAAAACAGCCGACTGGTGTATAGGAGATCACAGAGGAGACAAACAAAAGTTCTTCAAGAGAGAGTGTGTTCAGCTACTCAGAAAAGAAGAACTGATGTATCTAAATGAAGTG CGATTAATGTCagctgaccacacccaccccgaGCTAAATAGACCCGTCCAATTAAATCTACAAACAGACTACGAAGTAAATTTCACACAAGAGGACAACTTGTCTACCACCATTCACGTTCATCCGGTCAATCCAATTCTCAAGAACTTCAGAAGCTACAAACTATCATGCTGCACTACTGAG GACCTTGAGGCCTGGTATCAACTATTTCAAAGCCACAAATGCTTACCCAAGTCTCAAATGGACTCGAGCAAACAATGCAAACAGTCTAAATTCAGAGGCTGTGTGATCTCTTGA
- the LOC135340851 gene encoding heat shock factor 2-binding protein-like isoform X1: MAACVDTNAVEFQQLVALVGQVKQNLCELGTEWRQLQQDMSITPDQPTVQIGSTVVVSKAELDSLATETMMLKEFLPKVLNPDYLSTFSQLSHVEQVCLLLTGPELCSVLEEREGLVTHCEQLERRTEAVLTDYEQEKKDKFAAKCEAMELSQQLSQQADYCSSLGSACCTLLWRVSRHEDCIHSILSGSKVSEFLELVSSTLQSFLAAYTEDLPSEESDEAQFILALCGIVTNIAASAYGRDYLSESGNGRVLIDMLCSVLSTAPNTQPCSKMKGLILMALYNISINQKGLQYLTSKDELMKVLAWMLQGGMDSTNKLHCLKLLQSLILEPQSSEVVHQALEAVPMQLLQKLSSDINTEVQEAALELMSDLSSLQNTPH; the protein is encoded by the exons ATGGCTGCTTGTGTGGACACCAATGCAGTTGAATTCCAGCAGTTA GTTGCTCTCGTTGGTCAAGTGAAACAGAATCTGTGTGAGCTTGGAACGGAATGGAGACAGCTGCAACAAGATATGTCCATCACTCCGGATCAGCCAACTGTCCAAATAG GTAGCACTGTAGTGGTCAGTAAGGCGGAGCTTGACTCGTTGGCCACGGAGACGATGATGCTCAAAGAGTTCCTACCCAAAGTGCTCAATCCTGACTACCTCTCCACCTTCAGTCAGCTCTCACACGTTGAGCAGG tgtgtttgttgttGACTGGTCCAGAGTTGTGCAGTGTCCTGGAGGAGAGGGAGGGACTGGTTACTCACTGTGAGCAGCTGGAGAGACGAACAGAGGCCGTGCTCACCGACTATGAGCAGGAGAAGAAAGACAAATTTGCTGCCAAA tgtgaggctatgGAGTTGTCTCAGCAGCTCTCTCAACAGGCTGACTATTGCTCCTCCCTCGGCTCTGCTTGCTGCACTCTCCTCTGGAGGGTGTCTCGACACGAGGACTGTATACACTCCATTCTCAGTGGG TCTAAAGTGAGTGAGTTTCTGGAGCTGGTGTCCAGCACTCTCCAGAGCTTCCTAGCTGCCTACACTGAGGACCTCCCCAGTGAGGAGAGTGACGAGGCTCAGTTCATCCTCGCACTATGTGGCATTGTCACCA ATATAGCTGCCTCTGCGTACGGTCGTGACTACCTCTCAGAGAGTGGGAATGGACGTGTTCTCATAGACATGCTCTGCTCTGTCCTCTCCACTGCACCCAATACTCAACCATG ctctaaAATGAAGGGGCTGATTCTAATGGCTCTGTACAATATCAG TATCAACCAGAAGGGCCTCCAATACCTCACCTCCAAAGATGAGCTGATGAAGGTTCTAGCCTGGATGCTACAAG GTGGAATGGATTCAACCAACAAGCTACACTGTTTGAA ACTCTTACAGTCGCTCATCCTTGAGCCCCAGAGTTCAGAGGTCGTGCACCAGGCCCTGGAAGCTGTTCCAATGCAGCTACTCCAGAAGCTTTCCTCAGACATCAACACAgag GTTCAAGAAGCAGCACTGGAGCTCATGTCCGACCTCTCATCTCTCCAGAACACGCCCCACTAG
- the LOC135340884 gene encoding cilia- and flagella-associated protein 418-like, whose product MADSDDLDDLLDEIEGSLTHTETTKPSINVIPPIKTRVSAEDEDMDHIIDDICNDDDPLPVTRHTSNYNKLTKRPLPNVTPRCTTLLLGGSMTEMGLSERNSQRSCDKLRCTGCDFNVLHFNDFTWHSKCDYMFFRNNMPNTDKLSKNLVRKRGSRAYSCQCSWITMETAVEVTTLPQLKWVCGRH is encoded by the exons ATGGCCGATAGTGATGATCTTGATGACTTACTGGACGAGATTGAAGGCTCCTTGACCCACACTGAGACCACCAAACCATCCATAAATGTGATACCTCCTATTAAGAC gagGGTGTCTGCAGAGGATGAAGACATGGATCATATCATAGATGACATCTGCAACgatgatgaccctttacccgTTACAAGACATACATCCAATTACAATAAGCTCACCAAACGACCCTTACCAAATGTCACCCCTAG GTGTACAACGCTACTGTTGGGTGGTAGTATGACGGAAATGGGACTCAGTGAACGAAACTCTCAAAG GTCATGTGACAAGTTGAGATGCACCGGATGTGACTTCAACGTGCTCCACTTCAACGACTTCACCTGGCACTCGAAGTGTGACTACATGTTCTTTAGAAACAACATGCCTAACACTGATAAACTCAGCAAGAATCTCGTCAGAAAAAGAG GTAGTCGTGCATACTCATGTCAGTGCTCCTGgattaccatggagacagCGGTAGAGGTCACGACCCTGCCTCAACTCAAGTGGGTGTGTGGTCGCCACTAA
- the LOC135340878 gene encoding sodium/hydrogen exchanger 8-like, whose product MDLLQRVLFISLALGLCTVTARAQDTNVLDTPLNQEDSSDTINSNNEANQSHVNGTQASEGTINDAGDQPTSTTTVTVAPADPATTTKVVPPTEATTTEEETIVTTPPTVTKPPVIKPPVTKPPPEPPETVSVESPTIITPVNQTPTIPTPPDNPGPGVNPSYPPGEIEPSISTSIAFIFFLLFVCIILVHLMIKYKFKYLPESISFVLIGIVIGLIYHIIQRLGVSLKYQETFSPNSFFLLLLPPIIFESGYSLHKGNFFQNIGSIILFAVMGTAVSTCIVGGGLYGLSQLGVIFSLNLVQSFSFGALISAVDPVATLAIFHALDVNPTLSMLVFGESVLNDAVSIVMTKTIIQQAVTTSDESPGMVLLWALLNFLKMFFVSAFIGVMFALLSAVFLKFVNLRKHHSLEFAMWFLFAFGPYFLAEGLKLSGIMAVLFCGIVMSHYTHLNLSPVTQVTVQQILRSVAFMAEVVVFLYIGMQVFTITTSFEVGLIVWSLILILLGRALNIYPLSFLVNRFRTVKISGRMQFIMWFSGLRGAIAYALALNLSDHGDKFGSPEVISVLDTTTLIIVLFTIIVCGGSTLPILKFLSKGSEGVHLTLSKTEDQGAAVVVQTDQSDTTLPRATPTVRHQWFLSLDFRFFKPWLVRKFTKQEVHEARIEMQRHTNEWYQGVRAVASDEEAETSLIEIESRVVHGIERGPRERKNASSSGSSSTESLLSGCDRTSPPAAVLHESL is encoded by the exons ATGGACTTACTACAAAGAGTTCTATTTATTTCCCTGGCCCTGGGCCTGTGTACAGTCACAGCAAGAGCTCAGGACACCAATGTTCTTGATACTCCTCTTAACCAAGAAGACTCCAGTGACACTATAAACTCTAATAATGAAGCCAATCAGTCTCATGTCAATGGCACACAAGCGTCTGAGGGTACTATTAATGATGCTGGGGACCAACCAACTAGTACAACAACAGTCACAGTGGCCCCTGCTGACCCAGCAACAACGACCAAGGTGGTGCCACCAACAGAGGCAACTACTACTGAGGAGGAAACGATTGTGACCACTCCTCCCACGGTTACCAAGCCACCAGTTATCAAGCCACCAGTTACCAAGCCACCACCAGAGCCACCAGAGACAGTATCTGTTGAGAG TCCCACAATCATCACACCAGTCAATCAGACCCCCACCATACCCACCCCACCTGACAATCCAGGGCCAGGGGTCAACCCCTCCTATCCTCCCGGCGAGATTGAACCATCCATCAGCACCTCCATTGCATTCATCTTCTTCCTACTGT TCGTGTGTATTATCCTGGTTCATCTGATGATCAAGTACAAGTTCAAGTACCTCCCAGAGAGTATCTCCTTCGTACTCATAG gtattgTGATTGGACTCATCTATCACATTATTCAGAGGCTTGGGGTTAGTCTCAAGTACCAAGAAACCTTCTCCCCCAACTCTTTCTTTCTACTATTACTGCCTCCAATCATCTTCGAGTCTGGTTATTCACTGCACAAA GGCAACTTTTTCCAAAACATTGGCTCCATCATCTTATTTGCTGTGATGGGTACGGCAGTGTCCACGTGTATAGTGGGAGGTGGCCTCTATGGACTGTCACAGTTGGGTGTCATATTTTCTCTCAATCTGGTGCAAAG TTTCTCCTTTGGAGCTCTGATATCTGCAGTGGACCCGGTTGCCACGCTGGCCATCTTCCATGCCCTGGACGTCAACCCCACTCTCAGCATGCTCGTGTTTGGGGAGAGTGTACTCAATGATGCCGTCTCCATCGTCATGACAAA GACCATCATACAGCAGGCAGTGACCACCTCTGATGAGAGCCCTGGCATGGTGCTCCTCTGGGCTCTGCTCAACTTCCTCAAGATGTTCTTTGTCTCTGCCTTTATCGGAGTCATGTTTGCACTGCTTAGCGccgtg TTCCTCAAGTTTGTAAACCTTCGTAAGCATCATTCTCTGGAGTTTGCCATGTGGTTCTTGTTTGCATTTGGTCCCTATTTCCTGGCCGAGGGTCTCAAATTATCTGGGATCATGGCAGTACTGTTCTGTGGGATCGTCATGTCACATTACACCCACCTCAACCTCTCACCAGTCACACAGGTCACAGTGCAACAGATACTGAGGAGCGTCGCTTTCATGGCAG AGGTTGTGGTGTTCTTGTATATTGGCATGCAAGTATTTACTATCACTACATCATTTGAAGTTGGTCTGATTGTGTGGAGTCTTATTCTGATCCTCTTGGGCAGAGCTCTCAATATATACCCTCTCTCCTTCCTCGTCAACCGGTTCAGGACTGTCAAGATCAGTGGTCGTATGCAGTTCATCATGTGGTTCAGTG GTCTCCGTGGAGCTATAGCGTATGCCCTGGCACTGAACCTGTCTGATCATGGGGACAAGTTTGGGTCTCCCGAGGTCATCAGTGTCCTGGACACCACCACTCTCATCATAGTCTTGTTCACTATCATAGTCTGTGGAGGCTCTACTCTACCTATACTAAAG ttCCTAAGCAAAGGCTCTGAAGGAGTGCACCTCACTCTGAGCAAGACAGAGGACCAAGGAGCAGCTGTCGTAGTACaaactgaccaatcagacACAACGTTGCCCCGAGCCACACCCACAGTCAGACACCAATGGTTCCTCTCGTTAGACTTTAG ATTTTTCAAGCCGTGGCTGGTCAGGAAATTCACAAAACAG gAGGTACACGAAGCTCGCATTGAGATGCAACGACATACCAACGAGTGGTACCAAGGTGTCCGAGCCGTGGCCAGCGATGAAGAAGCTGAAACCTCACTAATAGAAATAGAGTCAAGAGTCGTCCACGGAATCGAGCGAGGACCAAGAGAGAGAAAGAATGCGTCTAGTTCTGGTAGTAGTAGTACTGAGTCACTGCTTAGTGGCTGTGATAGAACCTCACCACCAGCTGCTGTATTACACGAGTCTTTGTAG
- the LOC135340879 gene encoding uncharacterized protein LOC135340879: MANLLFMLYSATSVLFLPLASSYQSPCDSLTPEYCALPFPSSYYTAPDPSTATGLKVNFSSATFPLDIIGRGVNPAEWNTLDGFSPFPSILTYFPHLSDFNLPPHWDIQQSLAEDSPTILIEADTGERIAHFAELDTAANLAERALMIWPSKRLKSGTRYIVALRYLEDESERPIQPSPGFIALRDKTTSKDPDIESRRQLFEEIFSTLSSIGITRNSLQLAWDFNTASIKCLTQRLLFMRDDGLARTSAKGSEYILTKVEDNLNENIFRKIQGYMSVPIYTDGDLPGAHLVLDPFTMLPVYQEQSSALFTLLIPHSVANSTHSPPLLLQYGHGLFGSQSEVESGYLEAEANEYGYILFACDWWGMSELDVPSIALMIGTDISHFSIIPDRLTQGMLNAHILMRLVKSTLSADPMVNLNGSVKIDTELTYYYGNSLGGILGDVYMASTVDVKKGVLGVAGGPFGLLLPRSKDFIPFEVSMRILYPDPVDFITALGFANMIWSRLEPSAYMASITADPLPNTPTHRVLFHYALGDAQVNVLALYSVARSAGAVMFESNVRCSFQNGSSGVITEKLYELPLVSDSAVITQDSVAVGFECGSPPEPLGNRPPDSKYDTHVRPRKSPLAQKQIDDFLRTGQVTNVCNGKCIC; encoded by the exons ATGGCGAATTTACTCTTCATGTTGTATAGTGCCACATCTGTGCTGTTTCTGCCCCTTGCGAGCTCATATCAGAGCCCTTGCGACTCCCTGACACCAGAATACTGTGCTCTGCCCTTCCCAAGCTCCTACTATACTGCTCCTGACCCAAGCACAGCTACCGGACTAAAGGTCAACTTTTCATCTGCAACCTTTCCACTGGATATAATAGGGAGAGGAGTGAATCCTGCAGAGTGGAACACACTAG ATGGTTTCTCCCCATTTCCTTCTATTCTGACCTACTTCCCCCACCTGTCTGATTTCAACCTACCACCACACTGGGACATACAGCAATCACTAGCTGAGGACAGCCCTACAATACTCATTGAGGCTGACACAG GGGAAAGAATTGCTCATTTTGCTGAGCTAGACACAGCTGCAAAT CTGGCTGAAAGAGCTCTAATGATTTGGCCGAGCAAAAGGCTTAAAAGTGGTACCCGGTATATCGTAGCTTTGAGATATTTGGAGGATGAGTCTGAACGCCCTATACAGCCTTCTCCTGGTTTTATTGCCCTGAG AGACAAAACAACCAGCAAAGACCCAGATATTGAAAGCAGAAGACAATTATTTGAGGAAATCTTTTCCACCTTATCTTCTatag GAATTACCAGGAACTCCCTCCAGTTGGCATGGGACTTCAACACAGCCAGTATAAAGTGCCTCACTCAAAG ACTGCTGTTTATGAGAGATGATGGACTAGCAAGAACGAGTGCCAAGGGTTCAGAGTACATTCTCACCAAGGTCGAGGACAATTTAAACGAAAATATATTCAG GAAAATCCAAGGGTACATGTCAGTTCCAATCTACACCGACGGAGATTTGCCGGGAGCACATTTGGTCCTTGATCCATTCACAATGCTACCAGTGTATCAGGAGCAATCGTCAGCTCTGTTCACG ctcctcaTCCCTCACAGCGTGGCCAACTCCACACACTCTCCTCCCCTCCTATTACAATACGGCCACGGGCTATTTGGATCTCAATCCGAAGTGGAGTCCGGGTATTTAGAAGCAGAAGCTAACGAATACGGCTATATCCTCTTTGCTTGCGACTGGTGGGGCATGTCTGAACTGGATGTCCCGTCAATTGCGCTCATGATTGGCACAGATATCAGTCACTTTAGCATCATCCCAGACAGACTGACACAGGGCATGCTCAATGCTCACATACTCATGAGACTGGTTAAG AGCACGTTATCAGCTGATCCGATGGTGAACCTAAACGGAAGTGTCAAGATCGATACAGAGCTGACGTATTACTATGGCAACTCCCTGGGGGGTATTCTCGGAGATGTGTACATGGCCTCCACAGTTGATGTGAAGAAAG GTGTGTTAGGAGTGGCCGGTGGACCCTTTGGCTTGTTGCTACCCAGGAGCAAGGACTTCATACC GTTTGAAGTGAGTATGAGAATCCTGTATCCTGATCCGGTGGATTTCATTACAGCGCTGGGATTTGCAAACATGATCTGGTCTCGGCTCGAACCGAGCGCTTACATGGCTTCTATAACTGCTGACCCTCTCCCaaacacgcccacacacagg GTTCTGTTCCACTATGCATTAGGGGATGCTCAAGTGAATGTACTG GCACTGTATTCTGTTGCCAGGTCGGCAGGAGCTGTCATGTTTGAGAGTAACGTACGATGTTCATTCCAAAATGGGAGCAGTGGTGTAATCACGGAGAAGCTGTACGAGCTCCCCCTAGTATCAGACAGTGCAGTGATCACACAAGACTCTGTTGCCGTGGGGTTTGAGTGTGGATCACCTCCAGAGCCTTTG GGGAACAGACCACCTGACTCTAAGTATGACACACACGTACGACCAAGGAAGTCTCCCCTGGCTCAAAAGCAAATA GACGATTTTCTGAGAACTGGACAAGTGACAAACGTGTGCAATGGGAAATGCATCTGTTAA